The following proteins come from a genomic window of Xiphophorus couchianus chromosome 19, X_couchianus-1.0, whole genome shotgun sequence:
- the pals1a gene encoding protein PALS1, giving the protein MTTSQLNGHVGEGGGGRGADEELRGGQPPREMAVDCPSELGARTLPLRSSAQLERIRQHQEDLRRRREEEGRQLDLNASLRLRKLAQNPHVVGIDNPTFLQDVPQPQALCGAQSQALLELEDLLLSLKQVRSCLSDQQSQNDVELVLALLSKSDFQSALRIHNAVASSMQQPTPPFPLTQQALPLALEVRSLVQASQSKDGLELLGLLSDTQLQALLRAHDGVAEREMEPESDPLEGETVTQWGGETVKIVRIEKARDVPLGATVRNEMDSVIISRIVRGGAAERSGLLSEGDEILEINGVEIRGKDVNQVFDILADMHGLLTFVLIPSTQTKPPPVKESVVHVKAHFDYDPSDDPYVPCRELGLSFQKGDILHIISQADPNWWQAYRDGDEDNQPLAGLVPGKSFQQQREAMKQTIEEDKESEKPGKLWCAKKNKRKRKKLLYSHRNDDLDEEILTYEEMALYHQPSSRKRPIALIGPNSCGQAELRQRLLSSQPERFAGAVPHTTRSRREAEVSGRDYHFVSRQAFEAELAAGKLIESGEFERNLYGTSSDSVRQVINAGKICLLCLHTQALKVLRSSDLKPYIIFIAPPSQERLRALLLKDGKSPKPEELRDIIEKAREMEQSCGHLFDAVIVNTDPDRAYGELLRLINKLDTEPQWVPCSWLR; this is encoded by the exons ATGACGACCTCCCAGCTGAACGGCCATGTTGGGGAGGGCGGAGGAGGGCGGGGAGCGGACGAAGAGCTGCGGGGAGGCCAGCCGCCCCGGGAGATGGCCGTGGACTGTCCCTCAGAGCTGGGGGCCCGCACGCTGCCGCTGCGCAGCTCTGCCCAGCTGGAGAGGATCCGGCAGCACCAG GAGGATCTTCGGCGGCGGCGAGAGGAGGAGGGCCGGCAGCTGGACCTGAACGCCTCGCTGCGACTCAGGAAACTGGCCCAGAACCCGCACGTCGTCGGCATCGACAACCCCACCTTCCTGCAGGACGTGCCGCAGCCACAGGCGCTCTGCGGCGCCCAGAGCCAGGCGCTGCTGG AGCTGGAGGATCTGCTGCTGTCCCTGAAGCAGGTCCGGAGCTGCCTGTCCGACCAGCAGAGCCAGAACGACGTGGAGCTGGTTCTGGCTTTGCTCAGCAAG TCGGACTTCCAGTCGGCGCTGAGGATCCACAACGCCGTGGCGTCCAGCATGCAGCAGCCGACTCCACCGTTCCCGCTGACCCAGCAGGCGCTGCCGCTGGCCCTGGAG GTGAGGAGCCTGGTGCAGGCCAGCCAGAGCAAAGACGGCCTGGAGCTGCTCGGCCTGCTGTCCGACACCCAGCTGCAG GCGCTGCTGCGGGCTCATGACGGCGTGGCAGAAAGAGAGATGGAGCCGGAGTCCGACCCGCTGGAAGGAGAAACTGTGACGCAGTGGGGCGGAGAGACCGTGAAGATCGTCCGCATCGAGAAGGCTCGAGACGTTCCCCTG GGGGCGACTGTTCGAAATGAGATGGACAGCGTGATCATCAGTCGCATCGTCCGGGGAGGAGCAGCCGAACGCAGCGGCCTCCTGTCTGAGGGAGACGAGATCCTGGAGATCAACGGCGTGGAGATCAGGGGGAAGGACGTCAACCAGGTGTTTGACATCCTG GCCGACATGCATGGCCTCCTGACCTTCGTGTTGATCCCCAGCACTCAGACCAAACCGCCGCCGGTCAAGGAGAGCGTG GTCCACGTGAAGGCCCACTTTGACTACGACCCGTCCGATGACCCGTACGTGCCGTGCCGAGAGTTGGGCCTGTCCTTCCAGAAAGGAGACATCCTCCACATCATCAGCCAGGCCGACCCCAACTGGTGGCAGGCGTACAGAGACGGCGACGAGGACAACCAGCCGCTGGCCGGACTCGTCCCAG GGAAGAGCTTCCAGCAACAACGGGAGGCCATGAAGCAAACCATAGAAGAAGACAAGGAGTCTGAGAAACCTG GGAAGCTTTGGTGCGCCAAGAAGAACaagaggaaaaggaagaagCTGCTGTACTCCCACAGGAACGACG ATCTCGATGAGGAGATTCTGACCTATGAGGAGATGGCTCTGTACCACCAGCCATCCAGTAGGAAGCGTCCGattgctctgattggtccaaACAGCTGTGGGCAGGCGGAGCTAAGGCAGAGGCTCCTCAGCAGCCAACCGGAACGCTTCGCTGGCGCCGTGCCTC ACACCACGCGCAGCCGTCGGGAAGCGGAGGTCAGCGGTAGAGATTACCACTTTGTGTCCCGACAGGCGTTTGAAGCAGAGCTGGCGGCTG ggAAGCTGATCGAGTCGGGCGAGTTTGAGAGAAACCTGTACGGGACGAGCAGCGACTCTGTGCGGCAGGTCATCAACGCCGGGAAGATCTGCCTGCTGTGTCTGCACACACAG GCCCTGAAGGTGCTGCGCAGCTCCGACCTGAAGCCCTACATCATCTTTATCGCCCCGCCGTCCCAGGAGCGACTGAGAGCGCTGCTGCTGAAGGACGGCAAGAGCCCCAAG CCTGAGGAGCTGCGTGACATCATCGAGAAGGCGCGTGAGATGGAGCAGAGCTGCGGCCATCTTTTTGACGCGGTCATCGTGAACACGGACCCGGACCGGGCGTACGGCGAGCTGCTGCGTCTCATCAACAAGCTGGACACGGAGCCGCAGTGGGTGCCCTGCTCCTGGCTGCGCTGA